One genomic segment of Desulfuromonas acetoxidans DSM 684 includes these proteins:
- a CDS encoding sensor domain-containing diguanylate cyclase: MSSFPQEASSSLQEKKTQGRKVCEKCLELEEMTSALEEYIGRTNEQLLKSEMSDMELEQIFSACADPMMVIRDDGIIVRANRSMLEHLDCCCENVIGHSCTELLSEQECKLANSHKKKSQTDIEITNEGGEVSNFIMTTTPLVTLDGTPGTLAQYKDITDRKKAEQALEKAHAALERIARIDGLTQIANRRTFDESFTEQWQKSLVEQSPLSIILCDIDFFKRYNDTYGHQQGDTCLSSVAQALEQTLSEQSSGLVARYGGEEFIFLLPATSVEEATAHAETARNNIEQLALEHQASEVADNVTLSLGVSCTIPQSDMQPQHLIRTADEALYQSKETGRNRVTSVEFSG; this comes from the coding sequence GTGTCTTCATTTCCTCAGGAAGCATCCTCGTCTCTTCAGGAAAAAAAAACTCAAGGCCGTAAAGTGTGCGAAAAATGCCTCGAGTTAGAAGAGATGACCTCCGCTTTGGAAGAATATATCGGCCGGACAAACGAACAACTGCTCAAATCCGAAATGTCCGATATGGAATTGGAACAGATTTTTTCCGCCTGCGCCGATCCAATGATGGTGATCCGCGACGACGGAATCATCGTTCGCGCCAACCGCAGCATGCTGGAACATCTCGACTGTTGTTGCGAAAACGTCATTGGTCATTCCTGCACGGAACTGCTCAGTGAGCAGGAATGTAAACTGGCAAACTCCCATAAGAAAAAAAGTCAGACCGATATCGAAATCACCAACGAAGGCGGTGAGGTCAGCAACTTTATCATGACCACAACACCACTGGTCACCCTCGATGGCACCCCCGGCACCCTCGCCCAATACAAAGATATCACCGACCGCAAAAAAGCCGAGCAGGCCCTGGAAAAAGCCCATGCTGCTCTGGAACGCATCGCCCGCATTGACGGTCTGACCCAGATTGCCAATCGCCGCACTTTTGATGAAAGCTTTACCGAGCAATGGCAAAAAAGCCTTGTCGAGCAATCCCCGCTCTCCATCATCTTGTGCGACATCGACTTTTTCAAACGTTACAACGATACCTACGGCCATCAACAGGGCGATACCTGTCTATCCAGTGTGGCCCAAGCCTTGGAACAGACCCTGTCTGAGCAGAGTAGCGGTCTGGTTGCCCGTTACGGCGGTGAAGAGTTTATCTTTCTGCTGCCGGCCACTTCGGTGGAAGAAGCGACCGCCCATGCGGAAACAGCACGTAATAACATTGAGCAACTGGCTCTTGAGCACCAAGCGTCCGAAGTCGCTGACAATGTCACGCTGAGCCTCGGAGTCTCCTGCACTATTCCCCAAAGCGACATGCAGCCACAGCATCTGATTCGCACAGCGGATGAGGCGTTGTATCAATCCAAGGAAACGGGGCGAAATCGGGTGACGTCTGTGGAGTTTTCCGGTTAG
- a CDS encoding AMP-binding protein has translation MFRSFILFILRTLLRLRYRIDIKGLDRIRRDGKVGMLFLPNHPALVDPLIVNVALQQHFSVRPLADRAQADHPVTGFLLNKMQALLIPDLSQQSNQGERGDVAEALQLMERSLEQGEHLLVYPAGRIYRGPNEELRGSSAVDRLVKAVPEARVVLVRTSGLWGSRFSRAHGDKPHFFKTLLAMLPKLLVNGLVFMPKRTVTVEFIEEADFPRQGSRQEINGYLETFYNEVAQPAFTVPDYFWQGNQTRELPAPTQAQFSSDASHIPAATRQLVEEKLKEISGHHKIKDDMTLAYDLGLDSLAVMEFLTWLNEEFSVDVENLDALQRVSDCLLAARGEGLGFSAEPLKPVADGWFDQRSDKTLAFRQADNLAELILYQAKNNPDQVIVADQQGGAKTWRQLLTGVLALQPLLREIEEDSIAIMLPSSVAACLCWLAVVFSGKRPVLLNWTTGERYMSHALEQTGTTRVLTSALLIEKLRTRGVDVGKVNAVWLAMENLVGQLTLVDKLKARLKGQFFSFFLSTKKIHDTAAVLFTSGSEALPKSVSLSHRNILTNMDDMTQVIPLKESDRLLGMLPPFHSLGLSGTIVMPLCLGLRTAYYPNPTDGAILAQHVEAYRCSVVVGTPTFLAAIAGSAHENQLQSLRMIFTGAEKCPEATYQLLAERCPQSIVCEGYGVTECSPLVSVNSPNNPVPGTIGQVMPSMDYQLVHPETLQPLPEDQAGILVVRGPNVFNGYLEKSVKSPFIVLDGKAWYNTGDLVRRNKQGGLTFCGRLKRFVKLGGEMISLPAIEEIIASAPELQSRSVEGDGPLIAVEAINPDSHAELVLFSRVPLEREQVNQVIRDAGLSPLHNIRQIRMVDEIPVLGTGKTNYRALREMLAE, from the coding sequence GTGTTTAGATCATTTATCCTGTTTATCTTGCGCACCCTGTTGCGCTTGCGCTATCGCATTGACATAAAAGGTCTTGATAGAATTCGTCGTGACGGCAAGGTGGGGATGTTGTTTTTGCCCAACCATCCGGCATTGGTCGATCCACTGATTGTCAATGTGGCACTGCAGCAACATTTTAGCGTACGCCCATTGGCAGACCGGGCGCAGGCAGATCATCCGGTGACCGGGTTTCTTCTTAATAAAATGCAGGCGTTATTGATTCCCGACCTGAGTCAGCAGAGCAATCAGGGCGAGCGTGGTGATGTTGCCGAGGCGTTGCAGTTGATGGAGCGCAGCCTGGAGCAGGGCGAGCATTTGCTGGTGTATCCGGCTGGCCGGATCTATCGTGGTCCCAATGAGGAGTTGCGTGGCAGTAGTGCCGTCGATCGTCTGGTCAAAGCCGTGCCTGAAGCACGGGTGGTACTGGTGCGTACCTCGGGATTATGGGGCAGTCGTTTCAGTCGTGCCCACGGCGACAAACCCCATTTCTTTAAAACGTTGTTGGCTATGTTGCCGAAACTGCTGGTCAATGGTCTGGTGTTTATGCCCAAGCGCACCGTGACCGTCGAATTTATCGAAGAGGCGGATTTTCCGCGCCAGGGCAGCCGCCAGGAGATCAATGGGTATCTGGAAACCTTTTATAATGAGGTGGCGCAGCCGGCTTTTACCGTGCCCGATTATTTCTGGCAGGGCAACCAGACCCGTGAGTTGCCTGCACCGACTCAAGCGCAGTTTTCCAGCGATGCCAGTCATATTCCAGCGGCCACACGGCAACTGGTGGAAGAAAAACTCAAAGAGATCAGTGGGCATCATAAGATTAAAGATGACATGACCCTGGCCTACGATCTGGGACTCGACAGCCTGGCGGTGATGGAATTTTTGACCTGGCTCAATGAGGAATTCAGTGTTGATGTTGAAAATCTCGATGCGTTGCAGCGGGTCTCCGATTGTCTGCTGGCGGCGCGTGGCGAAGGTCTTGGTTTTTCTGCCGAACCACTTAAGCCGGTGGCGGATGGCTGGTTTGATCAGCGTTCGGATAAAACGCTGGCGTTTCGTCAGGCGGATAACCTTGCCGAGTTGATCCTGTATCAGGCCAAAAATAACCCGGATCAAGTGATCGTCGCTGATCAGCAAGGTGGGGCGAAGACCTGGCGGCAACTGTTGACCGGCGTGTTGGCGCTGCAGCCGTTATTGCGTGAGATTGAAGAGGATTCCATTGCCATCATGCTGCCGTCATCGGTAGCAGCTTGTCTGTGTTGGCTGGCCGTGGTGTTCAGCGGCAAGCGGCCCGTGTTGCTCAATTGGACCACCGGCGAACGCTATATGTCCCATGCTTTGGAACAAACCGGCACAACCCGCGTGTTGACATCGGCCCTGTTGATCGAAAAACTCAGGACACGTGGGGTTGACGTGGGCAAGGTGAATGCCGTGTGGCTGGCCATGGAAAACCTGGTGGGTCAGTTAACTCTGGTCGATAAACTTAAAGCGCGGTTGAAAGGTCAGTTCTTCAGCTTCTTTTTATCCACCAAAAAGATTCATGATACCGCTGCCGTGTTGTTCACCAGCGGCAGCGAAGCGTTGCCAAAGTCAGTATCGCTGAGCCATCGTAACATCCTCACCAACATGGACGACATGACCCAGGTGATTCCGCTCAAAGAAAGTGATCGCCTGTTGGGGATGCTGCCGCCGTTTCACTCTCTCGGTTTATCCGGCACCATTGTCATGCCGCTATGCCTGGGACTGCGTACTGCCTATTATCCTAACCCGACCGATGGGGCGATTTTGGCGCAACATGTGGAAGCCTATCGCTGCTCGGTGGTGGTTGGCACACCAACTTTTCTGGCGGCTATTGCCGGTTCAGCCCATGAAAACCAGTTGCAGAGTCTGCGCATGATCTTTACCGGGGCGGAGAAGTGTCCGGAAGCAACCTATCAGCTACTCGCCGAACGTTGCCCGCAGTCCATTGTTTGTGAAGGCTATGGCGTAACGGAGTGCTCGCCGCTGGTCAGTGTGAATTCGCCGAACAACCCGGTGCCGGGCACCATCGGCCAAGTGATGCCGTCGATGGACTACCAACTGGTTCATCCGGAAACCCTGCAGCCATTGCCCGAGGATCAAGCCGGTATCTTGGTGGTGCGCGGGCCCAATGTGTTTAACGGCTATCTTGAGAAGAGCGTCAAGTCACCATTCATCGTGCTGGACGGTAAAGCCTGGTACAACACCGGCGATCTGGTTCGGCGCAACAAACAGGGGGGATTGACGTTCTGTGGACGGCTCAAGCGTTTTGTCAAACTCGGTGGTGAGATGATCTCTCTGCCCGCGATTGAGGAAATCATTGCTTCTGCTCCTGAACTGCAAAGTCGCTCAGTTGAAGGAGATGGACCGCTGATTGCCGTGGAAGCGATCAATCCGGATAGCCATGCCGAGTTGGTGTTGTTCAGCCGAGTTCCACTGGAACGTGAGCAGGTGAATCAGGTGATTCGTGATGCCGGGTTGTCGCCGCTGCATAATATCCGTCAGATTCGTATGGTGGATGAGATTCCCGTGTTGGGGACCGGTAAGACCAATTATAGGGCTTTGCGGGAGATGTTGGCGGAGTAG